Proteins encoded by one window of Pseudomonas tructae:
- a CDS encoding MFS transporter yields MNRSGANLLVLGILLATLTEAIASTVLGLGRSDIIGDTYATPDEFAWLDIGYTGCKLIGFISAAWLLQRFAPRQVVIAATLGMGLACAIAAFTPPLELLVALRVAQGYAGGTLLVSAQMLLFRAYPRAWQPLVQALFAMGAVVAPAALAPALQGWLLDSQSWTWIFFSVAPLALLASGLLLIAAVPRPAKARMLPYDWLGLGLLATALLCATYVLSQGSRWDWFEALRIRWLTLMGAAALLAFLAQQVLAKGQGLLDFSLFRSSDFAFAFIVSFVAGAALFGSAYLIPAFVLSVLGFTPTDAGLLLLPSGAVFIAALLACAYLVQVRGLPPFATVPVGIALIMLAMWMLSGSTHDSGSADMLTAIVLRGLGLGFLFLSITLIAFTHLNSRNLAAGIGLFNTGRQLGGLMGVAGLQTLIEHNAVSNVVVLGSHVTPGSAAVVERLSSSTVMLMGKGLDAVAAGRAATNLLGRTLSGQAQVLAFDSAFMAVALLFVLAAPVLVAIKVGLAKRAKTCPR; encoded by the coding sequence GTGAACCGCAGCGGCGCTAACCTGCTGGTGCTCGGCATACTGCTCGCCACCTTGACCGAGGCCATCGCCAGTACCGTGCTGGGACTGGGCCGCAGCGACATCATCGGCGACACCTATGCCACCCCCGATGAGTTCGCCTGGCTGGATATCGGCTACACCGGCTGCAAACTGATCGGCTTCATCAGCGCAGCCTGGCTGCTGCAACGCTTCGCTCCCCGGCAGGTGGTCATCGCTGCAACCCTGGGTATGGGTCTGGCGTGTGCCATCGCGGCTTTCACCCCGCCACTGGAACTGCTGGTTGCCCTGCGGGTGGCCCAGGGGTATGCCGGCGGCACCCTGCTGGTTAGCGCTCAGATGCTCCTGTTTCGGGCTTACCCGCGTGCGTGGCAACCGCTCGTGCAAGCGTTGTTCGCCATGGGCGCCGTGGTTGCCCCCGCAGCACTCGCCCCGGCCCTGCAGGGTTGGTTGCTCGACAGCCAGTCGTGGACCTGGATCTTCTTCAGCGTTGCACCGCTGGCGCTGCTCGCCAGTGGACTGTTGCTGATCGCCGCCGTGCCGCGGCCGGCCAAGGCGCGAATGCTGCCGTACGACTGGCTTGGCCTGGGGCTGCTCGCCACTGCCCTGCTGTGCGCAACCTACGTGCTCAGCCAAGGTAGCCGCTGGGACTGGTTCGAGGCGCTGCGCATCCGCTGGTTGACGCTGATGGGCGCCGCGGCATTGCTGGCGTTTCTCGCTCAGCAAGTGTTGGCCAAAGGTCAAGGCCTGCTGGACTTCAGCCTGTTCAGGTCGAGCGATTTTGCCTTTGCCTTCATCGTCAGTTTCGTCGCTGGTGCCGCCTTGTTTGGCAGTGCCTACCTGATCCCGGCATTTGTCTTGTCAGTGCTTGGTTTCACCCCGACGGATGCAGGCCTGCTGCTGTTGCCCAGTGGCGCGGTGTTCATCGCCGCGCTGCTGGCTTGCGCCTACCTCGTGCAGGTACGCGGGCTGCCACCGTTTGCCACGGTGCCGGTTGGCATTGCATTGATCATGCTGGCCATGTGGATGTTGTCTGGCTCGACCCACGACAGCGGCAGCGCGGACATGCTGACAGCGATCGTCTTGCGCGGCCTGGGCCTGGGGTTTCTGTTTCTGTCGATCACCCTGATTGCCTTCACTCACCTCAACAGCCGCAACCTGGCGGCCGGCATCGGCCTGTTCAATACCGGGCGGCAACTGGGTGGCTTGATGGGCGTGGCCGGGTTGCAGACCCTGATCGAGCACAATGCCGTGAGCAATGTTGTAGTGCTCGGCTCCCATGTCACGCCTGGCAGCGCAGCGGTGGTGGAGCGCTTGAGCAGCAGCACGGTGATGCTGATGGGTAAGGGCCTGGATGCAGTAGCAGCTGGCCGGGCGGCGACAAACCTGCTGGGGCGCACGCTGTCCGGGCAGGCCCAGGTGCTGGCCTTCGACAGTGCGTTCATGGCCGTGGCGCTGCTGTTTGTGCTGGCGGCGCCTGTGCTGGTGGCGATCAAGGTTGGCTTGGCCAAACGCGCAAAAACCTGCCCTCGGTAA
- a CDS encoding glycosyltransferase family protein, with protein MPEVGESGRALRLSWKGVIRRTVIPIERVVADDDEVTESLNRPSPILHFRHHPLATPAFPA; from the coding sequence GTGCCCGAGGTAGGTGAGAGTGGCCGTGCTTTGCGGCTGTCGTGGAAGGGCGTGATCCGGCGCACGGTGATCCCCATCGAGCGCGTTGTCGCCGACGATGATGAAGTGACTGAAAGCCTCAACCGTCCGTCGCCCATACTGCACTTTCGCCACCATCCCCTGGCCACCCCGGCTTTCCCTGCTTAA
- a CDS encoding saccharopine dehydrogenase family protein: MKKNVLIIGAGGVAKVVAHKCAQHNDELGRIAIASRNISKCQAIIDSVKAKGSLKQPAEIKAFSLNALDVEATKALIRETESQIVINVGSAFLNMSVLRACIDTGVAYLDTAIHEEPGKICETPPWYGNYEWNHLEECQQKNVTAILGVGFDPGVVNAYAALAKQQYFDSIESIDILDVNAGSHGKYFATNFDPEINFREFTGQVWSWQNSQWTSNTMFEVKRTDDLPVVGSQNLYLTGHDEVHSLSKNLDVPNVRFWMSFGEHYINVFTVLKNLGLLSEQPVKTAEGLEVVPLKVVKAVLPDPSSLAPGYTGKTCIGDLVKGTKDGQPREVFIYNVADHEEAYAETDSQGISYTAGVPPVAAALLVARGEWDVQRMVNVEELPAEPFLKALDVMGLPTRVKDENGDRPWN; the protein is encoded by the coding sequence TTGAAGAAGAACGTTCTTATCATTGGTGCAGGAGGTGTCGCCAAGGTGGTGGCCCACAAGTGCGCGCAGCACAACGACGAACTCGGTCGTATTGCTATCGCGTCGCGCAACATCTCCAAATGCCAGGCCATCATCGACAGCGTCAAGGCCAAGGGTAGCCTCAAGCAACCCGCAGAAATCAAGGCCTTCTCGCTCAATGCGCTGGACGTTGAAGCGACCAAGGCGCTGATCCGCGAAACCGAATCGCAAATCGTCATCAACGTCGGTTCTGCGTTCCTCAACATGTCGGTGCTGCGTGCCTGCATCGATACTGGCGTGGCCTACCTGGACACCGCCATTCACGAAGAACCGGGCAAGATCTGCGAGACGCCGCCCTGGTATGGCAACTACGAGTGGAATCACCTCGAGGAATGCCAGCAAAAGAACGTTACCGCCATTCTTGGCGTGGGCTTCGATCCGGGCGTGGTCAACGCCTATGCGGCCCTGGCCAAGCAACAGTATTTCGACAGCATTGAGTCGATCGATATTCTCGACGTCAATGCTGGCTCCCATGGCAAGTACTTTGCCACCAACTTCGACCCGGAAATCAACTTCCGCGAGTTCACCGGGCAGGTGTGGAGCTGGCAGAACAGCCAGTGGACCAGCAACACCATGTTCGAAGTCAAGCGTACTGACGACCTGCCGGTAGTCGGTTCGCAGAACCTGTACCTGACCGGTCACGATGAAGTGCACTCGCTGTCGAAGAACCTCGACGTGCCGAACGTGCGCTTCTGGATGAGCTTCGGCGAGCACTACATCAATGTGTTCACCGTGCTGAAGAACCTTGGCCTGCTGTCCGAGCAACCGGTCAAGACCGCCGAAGGCCTGGAAGTGGTACCGCTCAAAGTGGTCAAGGCCGTGTTGCCTGATCCGTCTTCGCTGGCACCGGGTTACACCGGCAAGACCTGCATCGGCGACCTGGTCAAAGGCACCAAGGACGGCCAGCCGCGCGAAGTGTTCATCTACAACGTAGCGGATCACGAAGAGGCTTACGCCGAAACCGACAGCCAGGGCATCTCCTACACCGCAGGCGTGCCGCCTGTAGCGGCGGCGCTGCTGGTTGCCCGTGGCGAGTGGGATGTGCAGCGCATGGTCAACGTCGAGGAGCTGCCGGCCGAGCCGTTCCTCAAGGCGCTGGACGTGATGGGCCTGCCGACGCGGGTCAAGGACGAGAACGGCGACCGTCCGTGGAACTGA
- a CDS encoding MFS transporter: protein MAAIDSTPTGSAPKRGITREERKVIFASSLGTVFEWYDFYLYGSLAAIIAKHFFTGVNETTAFIFALLAFAAGFAVRPFGAIVFGRLGDMIGRKYTFLITIVIMGLSTAVVGLLPDYATIGVAAPVILITLRLLQGLALGGEYGGAATYVAEHAPKGKRGYFTSWIQTTATLGLFLSLLVILACRTLLGTEAFEAWGWRIPFLLSILLLIISVYIRLQLSESPVFQRMKAEGKASKAPLTESFARWDNLKIVIMALLGGTAGQAVVWYTGQFYALFFLLQMLKIDPQTANLLIAGSLLIGTPFFILFGSLSDRIGRKGIIMAGCIIAALTYFPIFKALTEYGNPDVFIAQEKNPVTVVADPAQCSFQFDPVGKAKFTSSCDLAKSVLAKKAIPYANVKAEPGSVAQIRIGDKVIQSFEGTGMPAADFKTQNDTFIATMGTALKDAGYPEKADPAKTHYPMVLLLLTILVIYVTMVYGPIAAWLVELFPTRIRYTSMSLPYHIGNGWFGGFLPTVAFAMVAATGDIYYGLWYPIVIAVMTAILGTFFLPETKDRDLTDT, encoded by the coding sequence ATGGCCGCAATCGACAGTACCCCCACGGGCAGCGCGCCCAAACGCGGAATCACCCGGGAAGAGCGCAAGGTCATTTTTGCCTCGTCCCTGGGCACTGTGTTCGAGTGGTACGACTTCTACCTCTACGGCTCGCTCGCCGCGATCATTGCCAAGCACTTCTTCACCGGGGTCAACGAGACCACCGCCTTCATCTTCGCTCTCCTGGCCTTTGCCGCAGGTTTTGCCGTGCGGCCATTCGGCGCGATAGTCTTCGGCCGCCTGGGTGACATGATCGGGCGCAAGTACACCTTCCTGATCACCATCGTGATCATGGGGCTGTCCACTGCCGTGGTCGGCTTGCTGCCAGACTACGCCACCATCGGCGTGGCCGCGCCGGTCATCCTGATTACCCTGCGCCTGCTGCAGGGTCTGGCCCTGGGCGGTGAGTACGGCGGCGCGGCGACCTATGTGGCCGAGCATGCGCCCAAGGGCAAGCGCGGATACTTCACCTCATGGATTCAGACCACCGCAACCCTGGGGCTGTTCCTGTCGCTGCTGGTGATCCTCGCCTGCCGCACCCTGCTGGGCACCGAGGCCTTTGAGGCCTGGGGCTGGCGGATTCCGTTCCTGTTGTCGATCCTGCTGCTGATCATCTCGGTGTACATCCGCCTGCAACTGAGCGAGTCACCGGTGTTCCAGCGGATGAAGGCCGAGGGCAAGGCTTCTAAAGCACCGCTGACCGAATCGTTCGCCCGCTGGGACAACCTCAAGATCGTCATCATGGCCCTGCTCGGCGGCACCGCCGGCCAGGCAGTGGTGTGGTACACCGGGCAGTTCTATGCGCTGTTCTTCCTGCTGCAGATGCTCAAGATCGACCCGCAAACCGCCAACCTGCTGATTGCCGGCTCACTGCTGATCGGTACGCCGTTTTTCATTCTGTTCGGCAGCCTGTCGGACCGCATCGGCCGCAAGGGCATCATCATGGCCGGCTGCATCATTGCCGCGCTGACCTACTTCCCGATCTTCAAGGCGCTGACCGAGTACGGTAACCCCGATGTGTTCATCGCCCAGGAGAAGAACCCGGTGACCGTGGTCGCCGACCCTGCGCAGTGCTCGTTCCAGTTCGACCCGGTGGGCAAGGCCAAATTCACCAGTTCCTGCGACCTGGCCAAAAGCGTGCTGGCGAAAAAGGCCATCCCCTACGCCAACGTCAAGGCCGAGCCGGGCAGCGTCGCGCAGATTCGTATCGGCGACAAGGTGATCCAGAGCTTCGAGGGCACCGGCATGCCGGCCGCTGACTTCAAGACGCAGAACGATACGTTCATCGCCACTATGGGCACCGCGCTGAAGGACGCCGGCTATCCGGAAAAAGCCGACCCGGCCAAGACCCATTACCCGATGGTCTTGCTGTTGCTGACCATTTTGGTGATCTACGTAACCATGGTCTACGGCCCGATTGCCGCCTGGCTGGTGGAGCTGTTCCCGACGCGCATCCGCTATACCTCGATGTCGCTGCCCTATCACATCGGCAATGGCTGGTTCGGCGGCTTCCTGCCGACCGTGGCCTTTGCCATGGTCGCCGCCACCGGGGATATCTACTACGGGCTGTGGTATCCGATCGTAATCGCGGTGATGACGGCAATTCTCGGCACCTTCTTCCTGCCGGAAACCAAAGACCGCGACCTGACCGATACCTGA
- a CDS encoding DUF1842 domain-containing protein: protein MTDSLQAPVIGLFPLSYVIGTEASGAQRLVLDLLVHPADRTLRGVAQLTQATNPPLDLHLDVWGTFSYQLSLPPSPSHILITLQGNHGGKTANSPIIFHLNLAVGSDWQKGLAGYRYLNSQGQWIVVEAPAHREETRIQTFGNLDIQALLHATTLEAAIATGDVEHLKAVAAGDAGQALNTAIDSTKSTSGKAGKSSRA from the coding sequence ATGACTGACTCATTACAAGCACCTGTGATCGGACTGTTCCCACTGTCTTACGTTATTGGCACCGAGGCATCCGGCGCCCAGCGCCTGGTACTCGACCTGCTGGTTCATCCAGCCGACCGCACCCTGCGCGGCGTTGCCCAGCTCACCCAGGCCACCAACCCACCGCTGGACCTGCATCTGGATGTCTGGGGCACTTTCAGCTATCAGCTGTCCCTGCCACCGAGCCCGAGCCATATCCTCATTACCCTGCAAGGCAACCATGGCGGCAAGACGGCCAATTCGCCGATCATCTTCCACCTCAATCTTGCGGTCGGCAGCGACTGGCAAAAAGGCCTGGCGGGTTATCGCTACCTGAACAGCCAGGGGCAATGGATCGTGGTCGAAGCACCCGCGCACCGGGAAGAAACCCGTATCCAGACTTTCGGCAACCTCGACATCCAGGCGCTGTTGCACGCCACTACCCTGGAGGCAGCCATTGCCACGGGCGATGTCGAGCACCTCAAGGCCGTGGCCGCCGGTGACGCCGGCCAGGCGCTGAATACCGCGATCGATTCGACCAAAAGCACTTCCGGTAAAGCCGGCAAGTCCAGCCGCGCCTGA
- a CDS encoding DUF1842 domain-containing protein, with amino-acid sequence MPVIGLFHTRLNVRTGLLGAPVLTLDLLVNTVQKRISGVASIFAATYPPLNFHADVWGDYSDLKLGLKGEGHIVLNLTGSPSGPFSTLEQTFHLHGILDADWARGTASYRYLRLDGGDWHVVPHAKVRQAPTETHQSHKDLGEHSRHRLQTAIAELESV; translated from the coding sequence ATGCCTGTAATCGGATTGTTCCACACTCGCCTCAACGTGCGCACCGGCCTGCTCGGCGCGCCGGTCCTGACCCTCGATCTGCTGGTCAATACCGTGCAGAAGAGAATCAGCGGCGTGGCCAGCATCTTCGCTGCTACGTACCCGCCGCTGAACTTCCACGCCGATGTGTGGGGAGACTACTCAGACCTCAAGCTGGGCCTCAAAGGCGAGGGTCATATCGTCCTGAACCTCACCGGCAGCCCGAGCGGCCCGTTCAGTACCCTTGAGCAGACCTTCCACTTGCACGGGATCCTCGACGCCGACTGGGCGAGGGGGACCGCCAGCTACCGTTACCTGCGCCTGGATGGCGGAGATTGGCACGTGGTGCCCCACGCCAAAGTGCGTCAGGCACCGACCGAGACTCACCAGAGCCACAAGGATCTCGGCGAGCATAGCCGTCACCGGCTGCAGACGGCGATTGCTGAGCTGGAAAGCGTGTAA
- a CDS encoding HlyD family secretion protein: MNAPKPIHTQAEPPRLGKRKTVGLLLCAAAVAVLALGWAVGLSGASTSTDNAYVRGDVTSLAAKVAGYVTEVEVQDNQSVRAGDVLFRIDDQDYRAHLAQAEANYKAAQARLNHVDAQTRLQHALIRQAEAQRRSATAEMNLASKSHARSRKLIASNAVSQALVDETGAAQSKAAATVSAASASVDAQEQHIAVLLALRQAAVAAVAQALAARDLAQIDLDSTVVRAPVDGVIGNRQVRVGRFVSTGMALLDIVPINDVWVVANFKETQLAAIRPGQRARIEVDGYPDDVLEGVVDSFAPGSGSAFSLLPADNATGNFVRVVQRVPVKIRLAHNPLPGRIVPGLSARVEVAHGGGS, encoded by the coding sequence ATGAACGCGCCCAAGCCCATCCATACCCAAGCAGAACCACCACGGCTCGGCAAGCGCAAGACCGTCGGCCTGCTGCTGTGCGCCGCTGCCGTGGCAGTGTTGGCGCTTGGCTGGGCCGTGGGTTTGAGCGGCGCCAGCACCTCGACCGACAACGCGTACGTGCGCGGCGACGTGACCTCGCTGGCAGCCAAAGTGGCTGGCTACGTGACCGAGGTGGAGGTACAGGACAACCAGAGCGTACGCGCCGGTGACGTGCTGTTTCGCATCGACGACCAGGACTACCGCGCCCACCTGGCCCAGGCTGAAGCCAACTACAAGGCGGCCCAGGCACGCCTGAACCATGTCGATGCGCAGACCCGGCTGCAACACGCCCTGATTCGCCAGGCCGAGGCCCAACGGCGCTCGGCCACCGCCGAGATGAACCTGGCGAGCAAGAGCCACGCGCGCAGCCGCAAGCTGATCGCAAGCAACGCCGTCAGCCAGGCCCTGGTCGATGAAACCGGCGCGGCGCAATCCAAAGCTGCGGCGACAGTATCTGCAGCCTCGGCCTCGGTGGACGCGCAAGAGCAGCACATCGCCGTGCTGCTGGCCCTGCGTCAAGCTGCCGTTGCTGCCGTGGCCCAGGCCCTGGCTGCGCGGGACCTGGCGCAGATCGACCTGGACAGCACCGTGGTGCGTGCCCCGGTGGATGGCGTTATCGGCAACCGCCAGGTACGGGTCGGGCGTTTTGTCAGCACTGGCATGGCCTTGCTCGATATCGTGCCGATCAACGATGTGTGGGTGGTGGCCAACTTCAAGGAAACCCAACTTGCGGCGATCCGCCCCGGCCAACGCGCGCGCATCGAAGTCGACGGCTACCCCGACGACGTGCTCGAAGGCGTGGTTGACAGCTTTGCCCCCGGCAGCGGTTCGGCGTTCAGCCTGCTGCCGGCCGACAACGCCACCGGCAATTTTGTCCGCGTGGTCCAGCGGGTACCGGTGAAGATCCGCCTGGCCCATAACCCTTTGCCCGGGCGCATCGTCCCGGGCCTGTCGGCACGGGTCGAGGTGGCTCATGGCGGTGGCTCGTGA
- a CDS encoding NIPSNAP family protein: MITCYLRYVLDPCKLAEFEYYGKLWIPLVERFGGQHHGYFLPSEGANNIALAMFSFPSLAEYERYRQDSMNDAECLAAFQYAQDTRCILSYERSFFRPVFAQDCATNPAKPAGLTAK, from the coding sequence ATGATCACCTGCTACCTGCGCTACGTCCTCGACCCCTGCAAGCTCGCCGAGTTCGAGTACTACGGCAAACTGTGGATTCCGCTGGTGGAGCGCTTCGGCGGCCAGCACCACGGTTACTTCCTGCCGTCCGAAGGCGCCAACAATATCGCCCTGGCGATGTTCAGCTTCCCCAGCCTTGCCGAGTACGAACGCTACCGCCAGGATTCGATGAACGACGCCGAATGCCTGGCTGCCTTCCAGTACGCCCAGGACACCCGCTGCATTCTCAGTTACGAGCGTTCGTTCTTTCGCCCGGTGTTTGCCCAGGACTGCGCGACTAACCCGGCAAAACCGGCTGGTCTGACGGCAAAGTGA
- a CDS encoding MAPEG family protein, giving the protein MHTLLSVYALCVVALFVKMLAISCYQGFYRISRLTFKNPEDASLVGREASAQELPQVRRAAQAWANDLENIPLFFVLGALCLVFNPPFMLTAGLMVLFTAARLVHTLTYLARWQPWRTLAYAVGILCLLGLAAMVGMGAVRHL; this is encoded by the coding sequence ATGCACACGCTACTCTCCGTCTACGCCCTGTGCGTGGTCGCGCTGTTTGTGAAGATGTTGGCGATCTCCTGCTATCAGGGCTTTTATCGCATCAGCCGGCTGACCTTCAAGAACCCTGAAGACGCAAGCCTGGTCGGCCGCGAAGCCAGTGCCCAGGAGTTGCCGCAAGTACGCCGCGCAGCCCAGGCCTGGGCCAACGATCTGGAGAACATTCCGCTGTTTTTTGTACTGGGCGCGCTGTGCCTGGTGTTCAACCCGCCGTTCATGCTGACGGCCGGGCTGATGGTGCTGTTCACCGCTGCCCGCCTGGTGCACACCCTGACCTATCTGGCGCGCTGGCAACCCTGGCGCACCCTTGCCTACGCCGTGGGCATCCTCTGCCTGCTGGGGCTGGCGGCCATGGTCGGCATGGGCGCCGTGCGGCATCTGTGA
- a CDS encoding endonuclease/exonuclease/phosphatase family protein yields the protein MYPTWKLIIGTAMLFGCSFAQGEVIRITTWNLGWHVAAQELPGWIAQCSKTYAKNAQGDWMLVPAGTPQAKRGWDISESRASLEGVDLSTMPPCAAYTTAAHQGVEVTPQAYAKRLTQIASLLATQIKPDVIAFQEVSGTQSVREALGDLAADYNVCSFDGAYKIQRLAFAWKKSWGDAVEACTDLVDFSLPDQPQGKQVRPGYSVTLNLAGKRVRFLTLHLKSGCVSPLEGDRLDGNKGTNDPCPVLQQQVGPLETAFEKQPMNVDGFIVLGDFNRNLWHEANKVAGAEPRRSDGEVDLTKSRAATVTTRNLLLEINDGAPAGSQARLLSAACPGSPEVTAACESAKTATLTQEQRKTLTATNGLGCRNPVGLDHVLVSQTLANGIKSVSKISIGKMGASFRANPPQYPTPVLAVSDHCPVVVEIEL from the coding sequence ATGTACCCGACCTGGAAGCTCATCATAGGCACCGCCATGCTGTTCGGATGTTCTTTCGCACAGGGCGAGGTGATTCGCATCACCACCTGGAACCTGGGCTGGCACGTCGCTGCACAAGAGCTGCCAGGCTGGATTGCCCAGTGCTCGAAAACCTATGCCAAGAACGCCCAAGGTGACTGGATGCTGGTACCTGCCGGCACACCGCAAGCCAAGCGTGGCTGGGACATCAGCGAGTCACGTGCGTCACTCGAAGGGGTGGATCTTTCCACAATGCCGCCCTGCGCGGCCTACACCACGGCTGCCCATCAAGGGGTGGAAGTTACCCCTCAAGCCTATGCCAAACGCCTGACGCAAATCGCCAGCCTGTTGGCTACCCAGATCAAGCCGGATGTCATTGCATTCCAGGAAGTCTCCGGAACCCAGAGTGTGCGTGAAGCACTCGGCGACCTTGCCGCAGACTACAACGTCTGCTCCTTCGACGGCGCCTACAAGATCCAGCGCCTGGCGTTTGCCTGGAAAAAATCATGGGGCGACGCGGTCGAAGCCTGTACCGACCTGGTGGATTTTTCCCTGCCGGATCAACCGCAGGGCAAGCAGGTACGGCCCGGCTATAGCGTCACGTTGAACCTGGCAGGCAAGCGGGTTCGTTTTCTGACGCTGCATCTGAAGTCCGGCTGTGTGTCACCGCTGGAAGGCGATCGACTCGACGGCAACAAAGGCACCAACGATCCGTGCCCTGTTCTGCAGCAACAGGTAGGTCCACTTGAAACCGCATTTGAAAAGCAGCCGATGAACGTGGATGGTTTTATTGTACTGGGCGACTTCAACCGCAATCTTTGGCACGAAGCCAACAAAGTAGCAGGCGCGGAGCCACGGCGAAGCGACGGAGAAGTCGACTTGACGAAAAGCCGGGCCGCCACAGTAACGACGCGAAACCTGCTGCTGGAAATCAATGACGGAGCGCCCGCAGGCTCGCAGGCCAGGCTCCTTTCCGCGGCCTGCCCCGGATCGCCTGAAGTGACGGCAGCGTGCGAGTCAGCGAAAACCGCGACACTGACTCAAGAGCAACGCAAAACACTGACGGCTACCAATGGACTGGGCTGTCGAAATCCCGTGGGCCTGGACCATGTACTGGTATCACAGACTCTGGCCAATGGCATCAAGTCGGTGTCCAAGATTTCGATCGGCAAGATGGGCGCCTCGTTTCGCGCCAACCCACCCCAATACCCTACCCCAGTGTTGGCGGTATCGGACCATTGCCCGGTTGTCGTTGAGATCGAGCTTTGA
- the nspC gene encoding carboxynorspermidine decarboxylase, with amino-acid sequence MIKTPYYLIDKTKLLHNMQKIAYVREQSGAKALLALKCFATWSVFDLMQQYMDGTTSSSLYELKLGRQKFAGEAHAYSVAWADDEVEEMLENCDKIIFNSIGQLQRFADASEGKVRGLRVNPQVSSSDYLLADPARPFSRLGEWDPVKVEEVIEMISGFMFHNNCENGDFGLFDQMLCTIEERFGHLLHKVEWVSLGGGIHFTGEGYDVDAFCARLKAFSEKYGVQVYLEPGEAAITQSASLEVTVLDTLYNGKHLAVVDSSIEAHMLDLLIYRLNAKLAPSEGEHTYMICGKSCLAGDIFGEYPFDRPLAIGDRLSFVDAAGYTMVKKNWFNGLKMPSIVVKQLDGSVEVVREFGFEDYVSSLS; translated from the coding sequence ATGATCAAAACGCCGTACTACCTCATCGACAAAACCAAGCTGCTGCACAACATGCAGAAGATCGCCTACGTGCGCGAGCAGTCCGGGGCCAAGGCCCTGCTGGCACTCAAGTGCTTCGCCACCTGGTCGGTGTTCGACCTGATGCAGCAGTACATGGACGGCACCACTTCGTCCTCGTTGTACGAGCTCAAGCTCGGCCGCCAGAAGTTCGCCGGCGAAGCCCACGCCTACAGCGTGGCCTGGGCCGACGATGAAGTCGAAGAGATGCTTGAAAACTGTGACAAGATCATCTTCAACTCCATCGGCCAGTTGCAGCGCTTCGCCGATGCCTCTGAAGGCAAGGTCCGCGGTCTGCGCGTCAACCCGCAGGTGAGCAGCTCCGACTACCTGCTGGCCGACCCGGCGCGCCCGTTCAGCCGCCTGGGCGAGTGGGACCCGGTGAAAGTCGAAGAAGTCATCGAGATGATCTCCGGCTTCATGTTCCACAACAACTGCGAGAACGGCGACTTCGGCCTGTTCGACCAGATGCTGTGCACCATCGAAGAGCGCTTCGGTCACCTGTTGCACAAGGTCGAGTGGGTCAGCCTCGGTGGCGGCATCCATTTCACCGGTGAAGGCTACGACGTGGACGCGTTCTGCGCGCGCCTCAAGGCATTCTCCGAGAAGTATGGCGTGCAGGTTTACCTGGAGCCGGGCGAAGCGGCCATCACCCAGAGCGCGTCGCTGGAAGTGACCGTGCTCGACACCCTCTACAACGGCAAGCACCTGGCCGTGGTCGACAGCTCGATCGAAGCGCACATGCTCGACTTGCTGATCTACCGCCTCAACGCCAAGCTTGCGCCAAGCGAGGGCGAACACACCTACATGATCTGCGGAAAATCTTGCCTGGCCGGCGATATTTTCGGCGAATACCCATTCGATCGTCCGCTGGCGATCGGCGATCGGCTGTCGTTTGTTGACGCAGCGGGTTACACCATGGTCAAGAAAAACTGGTTCAACGGCCTGAAAATGCCGTCCATCGTAGTGAAACAACTCGACGGTAGTGTCGAGGTGGTTCGCGAGTTCGGGTTCGAAGACTACGTGTCCAGCCTGTCGTAA
- a CDS encoding LysE family translocator: MALHLWLTFSFAYLLTSLTPGPNVLLTVRNALRHGPAGMGVTLFGNLLAQLLVISAVAWGVGAMLLALPTAFLALKVIGAGYLIYLGARQLFARKASAVAATQAPEHLAQSKWRIGSEAFLVSASNPKTLIFFCAFLPQFLDHGRPIAEQFTVMYLTSAAIVCGVHSFYSFSAMRFSKHVKASRLVAALKRATGALFIGLGVRLLSARAV; encoded by the coding sequence ATGGCATTGCACCTCTGGCTCACCTTTTCCTTCGCATACCTGCTGACTTCCCTGACGCCTGGCCCCAACGTATTGCTCACCGTGCGCAACGCCTTGCGCCATGGCCCGGCAGGCATGGGCGTGACCTTGTTCGGCAACCTGCTGGCGCAATTGCTGGTGATCAGTGCCGTGGCCTGGGGTGTGGGGGCGATGTTGCTGGCGCTGCCAACGGCATTCCTGGCCTTGAAGGTGATCGGCGCGGGCTACCTGATCTACCTCGGTGCACGTCAACTGTTCGCCCGTAAAGCCTCAGCGGTGGCCGCAACCCAGGCCCCCGAGCACCTGGCTCAATCGAAGTGGCGCATTGGCAGCGAGGCTTTCCTGGTCTCGGCCAGCAACCCCAAGACCCTGATCTTCTTCTGCGCCTTCCTGCCGCAGTTCCTCGACCATGGCCGGCCGATCGCCGAGCAGTTCACGGTCATGTACCTGACCAGCGCCGCCATCGTCTGCGGTGTGCACTCGTTCTACAGTTTCAGTGCCATGCGCTTTAGCAAACACGTGAAGGCTTCGCGCCTGGTGGCGGCGCTCAAGCGTGCCACTGGCGCGCTGTTCATCGGCCTGGGTGTGCGCTTGTTGAGTGCTCGGGCGGTATAA